In Dyadobacter sp. NIV53, a single window of DNA contains:
- a CDS encoding TolC family protein, translated as MINRILRLSFLILFSLQVFAQKSDILESYIEEGLQDNLSLKQESLEIKKSMEAINQAKALFYPRLTFAPTYSYAAGGRRLNFPVGDLLNPAYKSLNELTGKNQFPTNIENVDVLLAPTNFHDTKVSVQYSIYNPEIKYNYLIQKSLMSAQEAKKRVVENELRYNIETAYYQYLQSLEAAKIFTNSQNVLNELVKLNRKLVANNTSTKDVVFSSEYEVSKILQQKAEADKNIQIAKAYFNFLLNKDLTNEITVDSIFINLKPFDYDGLANLTSLTGQAVANRQELKQLDLSIEASRQAIQLHQKAASRPSVFVGGNVGFQGYGYKFKDQDYVAGQVGMSWDIFKGYERKSKIQQAKIQTELLTTKQTEVEKQIELQTTQAYYDLVSSRETQKASQDGLNNASQYFKVIDSRYRNGNVLLIEYVKAQNDVLTAQLQQSITKYDVLIKQSMLNKITAEP; from the coding sequence ATGATTAATAGAATTCTACGTCTTTCCTTTTTGATACTTTTTTCTTTACAGGTTTTTGCGCAAAAATCTGATATTCTGGAAAGTTATATTGAAGAGGGTTTGCAGGACAACCTGTCGCTGAAACAGGAATCATTGGAAATAAAAAAGTCAATGGAAGCGATCAATCAGGCGAAAGCGCTCTTTTATCCCCGTCTGACTTTCGCCCCTACATATTCCTATGCAGCTGGTGGACGGCGCCTTAACTTTCCGGTTGGAGACCTTTTGAACCCAGCCTATAAATCCCTGAACGAGTTAACGGGCAAAAACCAGTTTCCTACCAACATTGAAAATGTTGATGTGCTTTTGGCACCAACCAACTTCCATGATACGAAAGTGAGCGTGCAGTATTCAATTTATAATCCTGAAATAAAATATAACTATCTGATCCAGAAAAGCCTGATGTCGGCTCAGGAAGCAAAAAAACGGGTGGTTGAAAATGAATTACGCTATAATATTGAAACGGCATATTACCAATATCTACAATCCCTGGAGGCGGCGAAAATCTTCACCAACAGCCAAAATGTACTGAATGAGCTCGTAAAGCTGAACAGGAAACTGGTAGCCAACAATACATCGACAAAAGACGTGGTTTTTTCGTCGGAATATGAAGTGAGTAAGATTTTGCAGCAGAAAGCAGAAGCAGATAAAAATATACAGATAGCCAAAGCTTATTTTAACTTTTTGCTGAATAAGGATCTGACAAATGAAATTACTGTCGATTCCATTTTTATAAATTTAAAACCATTTGATTACGATGGACTGGCGAACTTAACAAGTCTGACCGGACAGGCAGTTGCAAACCGGCAGGAATTAAAACAGCTCGATTTGTCTATTGAAGCATCCCGGCAGGCAATACAGCTGCATCAGAAAGCAGCGTCGCGGCCATCAGTTTTTGTGGGTGGAAATGTCGGATTTCAGGGATATGGCTACAAGTTTAAAGATCAGGATTATGTAGCCGGCCAAGTTGGAATGTCCTGGGATATTTTTAAAGGGTATGAACGTAAATCTAAAATCCAGCAGGCAAAAATTCAGACTGAGTTGTTGACAACCAAACAAACTGAGGTTGAAAAACAAATTGAATTACAAACTACACAGGCATATTACGATCTGGTTTCTTCCCGTGAGACACAGAAAGCATCTCAGGACGGGTTGAATAATGCGTCCCAGTATTTTAAAGTAATTGATAGCCGTTACCGCAATGGAAATGTGCTTTTAATTGAATATGTAAAAGCGCAAAATGATGTACTGACTGCACAGTTACAGCAATCAATTACAAAGTATGATGTGCTGATCAAGCAATCCATGCTTAATAAAATCACAGCTGAGCCATGA
- a CDS encoding DUF4260 domain-containing protein, which produces MKTLLKLEDLAQFLLAIFLFTRLDFAWWWFPALILLPDLSMVGYVVNTKTGAIMYNFIHHKGTGILVGVIGLISGNQAILLAGIILFGHSAMDRIFGYGLKYNDDFKHTHLGQIGK; this is translated from the coding sequence ATGAAAACACTTTTGAAACTGGAAGATTTAGCTCAGTTTTTACTTGCCATATTTCTTTTTACACGTCTTGATTTTGCCTGGTGGTGGTTTCCAGCGCTCATACTTCTACCCGATCTTAGTATGGTTGGTTATGTTGTCAATACTAAGACCGGGGCTATTATGTATAATTTTATCCATCATAAAGGAACAGGAATTCTGGTTGGCGTTATTGGTTTAATATCTGGTAACCAGGCTATTTTGTTAGCTGGAATTATCTTATTCGGGCATTCAGCTATGGACAGGATTTTCGGCTACGGGTTGAAATACAATGATGATTTCAAACATACACATTTAGGCCAAATTGGAAAATAA